The window CTGCTTTTCGCCGAAggcaaacaacagcaaacatcgTGAAGAAGCAACGATGACGGACGTGATGATCTGAATGATCTCTGAGCGACACGCTGACATCACAGATCATGTCAATAAAACCAACTGATCAAACTGAACAAGTTCTCGTATTTGAAGTTTCAGGTCCGTAAATTTAAAATGAGGAACTTCAAACATGTCAGCGTCTTTTCCTTCTTGCCTGTATTTCAGATCAAAGACAAACTCTGAAGCAGTTTCTTACCTTTCTGTGTGCGAGTCGACGTGTTTCTGAGAAATCCTGAAACTCAGGTTCCTGCTGGCGGGCGGAGACTCAGGCAGGTGAACAAAGCTGTCAGGTGAGTTTGGAAGGTGAAGGCTCTGTGTCTTCCTAATGTGCGATATTCAGTTGtacaaatatgtttgtttgtttgtttgtttgtttgtttttaaggagttaaaagagaaaaagtgtaaatataaacacaaataacTGAAGGAAATCAAAAATCCCAAATGAACCATTTCCCCATgtgctttctttttcattgaACTTTGCAGTTCTGTATTTTTCAAGTCGAACAACATTCAGTTACAACGTTCAGAGACAGAGTTTCACTTAttctttacacatttttatttttacaaatagTAAATAAAGATACAAAAAATATCTGCCTGGGTATAATTAATGTCAAACCTAATGAATATTCAGTAAAAATATTGGAAAATAAAGATTGgaaaatcagttttaaaaataaagtaaaaacagtttgaatgcatttaaataaactgatgaaacaaatttatattcagtttacaaagaaatcaaatagaaaaatatgaaaacaaaataaagaggGTGAAAATGAACGAGGTGAAAGGATGACGGCCACAGACCGTCTGACCTCCACCGGTCGGAGCAGTCGGGGGTccgtgccttgctcaagggcgtCGATATCAGCAGGTCAGCGTCATGTGACAGTTCATGTTTCACTGCTGTCGTGTTGATGCGACTGAGCGACACGTTTCTCAGGCTTTgacctgaagacagacaggactgAGGACATTCctgcagctgagtgtgtgtgtgtgtgtgtgtgtgaggcagtgAATCCTGTTTGACAGCTGGTCCTCctggcagctgattggctgattcgtcactctgctgttttttaaCTGACTGGAtttaaaaaagccaaaaaagaccaaacagaataaaatgtgatgcacacgtttgtttgtttcagccacaagaaaaacaaacttccAGCTACTTCAGAGTCTTCGTTAGCATTTATACTTTGAGTCAGTGCGCAACCAGAGataaaacctgtttttgatCCTTTGATTCGTTATTTTTAGGGCTGAGAAATGATAAAGTTTTATAGGTGCATTGAATGAAGTCGCCTTGTCCGAACACTTcaactattttatttttctgtcattctggAATCTTGTGGTGAAGCTCAACGTTGTTCCTGTCGGATCTGAATTCATTCGTATTGTTTAGATATTTGGGTCGGCTGTAAGTTCGTTTACTACAGCCTGAGCTCAGATGCAGTTAGCTACACAGTTAGTTGAACCTGCTAACTGaagattagcattagcattagatCTGCGCGGCCTGCAGCTTTAGGTCTACCTGCCTGGCCTCCATCAGAACATGAAACTTATCAGCTAATCTTTAAAATAATCAGCCGCTAACTCAGCTGTTAACTGTGTGCAGGTCCCGACTGACTTGATTAGCATTacacaaacattagcattaaaaaACTATGGAGGGAGATGAACTGATCATGTGACCTCTCAGACCTGCAGGTTTAGACctgcacagaagaagaaggaatgACAGCTGAATGTACTCATCATCCAAACATATACGTGACCCGTTCCCTGAGGACCACCGCCGGGACCCCTGaacaacacaagacaaacatgtgtgtgtactcaGCTGGTCTGGACAGACTGGATCCAGAGACCAGCGCCCCCCTCCTCGCTTTGCTGAGTTTGTTCAgtgtaaaagcagcagatcaatgaaaacataaaaaaagtctttttagATGCTGTTTattgaacagaaacaaacattttcaacacaaaaGTTAGATGGCGCCAAGCTAACAGTTAGCGCTCAGTCCATCCACAGGAAGTTCACTTCTCTGCCGGTCAAAACCGCTGATCCTCGTCTTCAGGTAGCCCTGACTGAAGATTTCCCTGATTGGCTGATGTGACGTTTTCATTGGTGGATGTAGACGAAGTTCAGACCTTAACGTCAGATTCTCTGTTCCTGAGGCTTTGAGATCCTCGTCAGAAGTCTTTGTAATGCAGCAACCtgcgcacgcgcgcgcacacacacacacacacacacacacacacacacacacactcggttaactttgcttcctgtttgtcttaAATAAACGCATCATTCACAGATCAGATATTCGTCGTCCTGACTGTCCTCTCTGGATCTGTGTAGATTATTCTACACAGACAGatgtccacttcctgtctaTTTGACGTCCACTTCCTGTCTATTTGacgtccacttcctgtctgtgtgtcctgacAAATGGTTCCTTCCTGTTTGACACGATGGAGGCCAGACAGACCAAAGCAAATTTGGAAAATTGACTGTAAATGAAACTGACACCTGCGCTGTGTCTCACCTGAAGAGGGGGGCATGTCCTTTGTTGTTAGCCAATGAGAAGAAGCCGCTGTGTGGGGAGAAGTCGAGGCAGCTGGCTCGATAAACAATCTTCCTCTTAGAGACGGGAAAGTTGGAGAAGACAGTGAGGCTGGGCAGGTGGACCTGAGGGACACCAGGGGGAcaccagaggacacacagaggcttAACGTTTAAGTCaccagtcatcatcatcatcatcatcatcatcatcatcatcctcctcctcctcaccagtCTCACGGCCTCGTCTTCGGCTCGGGAAGCGACAGCCAGGATTTCAGAGGAGGAGTTAAAGGTCAGAGAGGTCGCTGAGGTCAGCAGGTTCATCACTGCTTTCAGAGGCTTGGGATTGGCTGAATTTAGACACGCCTCCTGTGAGTAGACGTTGACGACGCCCGACTGAGAGCTGAAACAGAGACGAAGATCCAACACGCTTCAACTGATGGCTTTCAGAGGCCTGAACAGGTAAAAGGACCGAGGAGACAAGTTTGTCCTGCTGTAcaaaccttcatcatcatcatcaccaccatcatcatcatcatcgtcatcatcaccatcatcatcatcaccatcaccaccatgcAGAGATTCTCATAGAGGAGttatcagccaatcagagagcaggatcgtgtgtgtgggcgtgtctTACCCGCAGGCCAGGTACTGTCCGTTTGGTGAGGCAGCGATGGACGTTCCCTTCACGCATCCGTCATCGATGAACCTGTTAACACACCGACTGCTGCGCATGTCCCACACAtacacctccccctcctctgcacacacacacgcatgcacgcacgcacgcacacaggctgatcacatgactgacaggaagtggatATGATGTCATCATTCTCTGAACCGTGTGGACTCACCTGAGTTGGTGAAGATTTTGCCGCCGTCATGTGAGAAAGTAACGCCGCTGACATCACCGTTTATCTTCATGCTGCCAATCACCTCCTtcgtctgcacacacacacgtacacacacacacgtacacacacacacacacacacacacacacacgcacgcacaaacacgcactTCATGTTTGGAGGATCACAGAAACACTTCTGGTCTAATTTTTATGAAACATGGCGGATGGATGGAGCGcggaacaggaggaggaggttacCTTAAGTGTGAGGAGGTGCAGGTATCCGTTGGTCccagtgagcagcagagcgTCTCCTTCAGGACACACGGAGAACTCCTTCACTCTGGCTTCACTCAGgcctgaacacaaacaccacatgGAGATtctgaacaaactgaaacgAATGGAAACCATGGTGACGCCGAGGAAGACGAAGGAGACGAAGGAGATGGCTGTGCCAAAGATCGACTCTGAACACACAAGTCAAACCAGGTGTGACGTCAGAAAACACTGTCAAAGGTTCAGCTCCAGGCGTGCTGGTCAACCTGATCAGTGGATCAATATGAGCACTGATCATTGTCTGCGGACGGCGGTCTTCTGTCTGTCCGGACAAACCAGACGATGGCGTCCCgtagtgccaccatgaggcgTTCAGACGTTCAAGTTCCTCTCAGGACGGACTCTAATCAATTTATTGGTCATACACTTTGGTTTACGATCAGAACTGATCGCCTTCTGCCTCAgctggctaacgttagcgtgctaacatgctaaactaagaattaaacattaataaacattaCACTTgcttaatgttagcatgcagattTCAGACAGTTATTAAAACCACTGAAGGACACAAAAGGACATCTCCTCTCTtgacttctgtctctgtctcacctctGACGGTGTGGACAGGTGTGACTCGGCCCTCCATCATGTCGTACAGGTAGAACATCTTGTTCTTGAGGCTAGTGGCGATCACTGTCTCTCCGTCCCGACTGAACTGAGCTTTGTGGACGGGGAATCGCTCCAGGTGGATGCTCTGGATCTTCGGGTTTGTCTTCCCGTCCACCTGTGGGAGAAAACGGGGACGGTTTTAAGTCACATGACCGTTTCCACCTACCTTTTAGTCCTTTGCTGTTAGAAAGAGTTGATTGGTTGACTGTACCTGGAAGAGGGAGACTGATTGGTCAAGGCCAGCTGTCATGACGACCTGAGCGGAGGGGTGGAACTGAACGGTGGTCAGTCTGTCCTCTGATGGACGGACGCTGTTAGCATGAAGACATTTCTTCATCTGAGACAAGAGAAAGACAACGTCAAGAGGTGTCCATCAACAGGAAGTGTCTGATTCATCGGGAAGGGTCACGTGATCAGGACAGGTCACATGATCAGAGCCAAACAATGCTGAAGAGACATAAAATCAAAGAGATGATTAGCTCATTAGCAGCATTAGCAGTATTGGCAGGATTAGCAGCATTAGCAGCGCTATGCGCAGACGACATGCTGGCTGCTGACGTTCACTGCGGTGAGCGTTTGTTGTGGAGGACGCCACTGACCCTCAGGATGCCGCTGGGCAGACTGTCTGAGGACGCCACGAAGTTTCCCGTCCTCCTCAGCAGGTCATCGTCCTCATcttcgtcgtcgtcgtcgtcgtcctcctcatcagcttcaggaACACAGAAACACGTCTGAGTTTTATCGACTTCAGTTTTTATATTTCTCTCTTCAGATGAAAAATTCTGCTTCCACGTTTCtacctttcttcttcttgttcttcttctcgTGACTTTCTGCCCACGACGGAGTTCCTCCCATCGACTTCTGAAacctgagacacacactctACAGGTAAacgtgtgtgttcaggtgtgtgtgtgtgtgtgtgtgtgtgtgtgtgtgtgtgtactcactggtctctcatcctctgctgtAGTTTCTGTTTGGACA of the Chaetodon auriga isolate fChaAug3 chromosome 16, fChaAug3.hap1, whole genome shotgun sequence genome contains:
- the utp18 gene encoding U3 small nucleolar RNA-associated protein 18 homolog isoform X3, translating into MEDTNVIRLPVTEDRAPAKKRTRPPKFDPEEEEGKRQRHVKRLAALGQTDRSVKLLEELVFGAEDELLDRLVEDDEEQTGTLLAEDAVDESEDEDEARLQLRPTREAAWVDEDDELEEEVDMRHRYRRDLMRGQTESTMSKQKLQQRMRDQFQKSMGGTPSWAESHEKKNKKKKGRNDDDDDDEDEDDDLLRRTGNFVASSDSLPSGILRMKKCLHANSVRPSEDRLTTVQFHPSAQVVMTAGLDQSVSLFQVDGKTNPKIQSIHLERFPVHKAQFSRDGETVIATSLKNKMFYLYDMMEGRVTPVHTVRGLSEARVKEFSVCPEGDALLLTGTNGYLHLLTLKTKEVIGSMKINGDVSGVTFSHDGGKIFTNSEEGEVYVWDMRSSRCVNRFIDDGCVKGTSIAASPNGQYLACGSQSGVVNVYSQEACLNSANPKPLKAVMNLLTSATSLTFNSSSEILAVASRAEDEAVRLVHLPSLTVFSNFPVSKRKIVYRASCLDFSPHSGFFSLANNKGHAPLFRLLHYKDF
- the utp18 gene encoding U3 small nucleolar RNA-associated protein 18 homolog isoform X1 encodes the protein MEDTNVIRLPVTEDRAPAKKRTRPPKFDPEEEEGKRQRHVKRLAALGQTDRSVKLLEELVFGAEDELLDRLVEDDEEQTGTLLAEDAVDESEDEDEARLQLRPTREAAWVDEDDELEEEVDMRHRYRRDLMRGQTESTMSKQKLQQRMRDQFQKSMGGTPSWAESHEKKNKKKKADEEDDDDDDEDEDDDLLRRTGNFVASSDSLPSGILRMKKCLHANSVRPSEDRLTTVQFHPSAQVVMTAGLDQSVSLFQVDGKTNPKIQSIHLERFPVHKAQFSRDGETVIATSLKNKMFYLYDMMEGRVTPVHTVRGLSEARVKEFSVCPEGDALLLTGTNGYLHLLTLKTKEVIGSMKINGDVSGVTFSHDGGKIFTNSEEGEVYVWDMRSSRCVNRFIDDGCVKGTSIAASPNGQYLACGSQSGVVNVYSQEACLNSANPKPLKAVMNLLTSATSLTFNSSSEILAVASRAEDEAVRLVHLPSLTVFSNFPVSKRKIVYRASCLDFSPHSGFFSLANNKGHAPLFRLLHYKDF
- the utp18 gene encoding U3 small nucleolar RNA-associated protein 18 homolog isoform X2, which translates into the protein MEDTNVIRLPVTEDRAPAKKRTRPPKFDPEEEEGKRQRHVKRLAALGQTDRSVKLLEELVFGAEDELLDRLVEDDEEQTGTLLAEDAVDESEDEDEARLQLRPTREAAWVDEDDELEEEVDMRHRYRRDLMRGQTESTMSKQKLQQRMRDQFQKSMGGTPSWAESHEKKNKKKKGRNEDDDDDDEDEDDDLLRRTGNFVASSDSLPSGILRMKKCLHANSVRPSEDRLTTVQFHPSAQVVMTAGLDQSVSLFQVDGKTNPKIQSIHLERFPVHKAQFSRDGETVIATSLKNKMFYLYDMMEGRVTPVHTVRGLSEARVKEFSVCPEGDALLLTGTNGYLHLLTLKTKEVIGSMKINGDVSGVTFSHDGGKIFTNSEEGEVYVWDMRSSRCVNRFIDDGCVKGTSIAASPNGQYLACGSQSGVVNVYSQEACLNSANPKPLKAVMNLLTSATSLTFNSSSEILAVASRAEDEAVRLVHLPSLTVFSNFPVSKRKIVYRASCLDFSPHSGFFSLANNKGHAPLFRLLHYKDF